In the Chrysiogenes arsenatis DSM 11915 genome, CAGGTGAAGGGAGACAAGGCGGACACATTATCAACAAAGCAGTGTATCTCGCGTTGGCTGTCACCATGGAGGGACAAAAGGAAGTTCTTGGCATGTGGATCGCGGAAAATGAAGGGGCAAAGTTCTGGCTTAGTATTCTTAACGGACTACAAAACCGTGGAGTTAAGGATATTTTCATAGCTTGCGTTGACGGCTTAAAAGGGTTCCCAGAAGCTATAGAAGCCGCTTATCCGAACACCCAAGTGCAAACCTGCATTGTGCATATGGTCAGACATAGCTTGAATTTTGTGGCATGGAAAGAGCGCAAACAGATGGCCGCCGACTTGAAAGAAATTTATGCCGCGCCAACAGAAGAGCAGGCGCGGAGGAATCTTGAACAATTTGAAACAAAATGGGATGCCACTCATCCAATGGTCAGCCAATCATGGCGCCGCAACTGGGAGCGAATAATCCCATTTTTCAACTATCCGCCCGATATCAGAAAGGCAATCTACACCACCAATGCCATTGAATCATTAAACCACTCGCTGCGCAAGGTAACCAAGAACCGTGGAGCATTTCCCGACGACGAAGCAATATTCAAGCTCTTTTATATGGCGTTACGCAATATTTCAAAGAAGTGGACAATGCCGATCAGAGACTGGAAAGCGGCTCTTAATCAGTTCTGTATTTTCTTTGAGGGGAGGGTGCCAATGCAAAATTGATGTCTTCCGCTACTTACACAAAATTATTGACAGACCCCATCGGCGGCGTGGCCGCTATTCCGTGCTGAGTATATCCCGCAACACCTTGGCGTTCCTGACGTTCCGCTGCTTTCTGTTCGGCCAATTCGCGCTGTGCATTCGCCTGCATCTGCGTCGCCTGAGCCGCGACTTTCATATCCTGCGACGATGGATTTGCCGGAGCAAGCGCCGCTGAGCGAATCGTTTCAGCCTTGCGCAAGGTCGCTTCAGGGTCACCAGAGACGGCCGCCGTGTCGATGCTGACTTCACCACCCACCGCATAGCTTTTTCCATCCGGCCCAACCTGCATTTCGTAACTGGCGCCGCCAA is a window encoding:
- a CDS encoding IS256 family transposase, whose protein sequence is GEGRQGGHIINKAVYLALAVTMEGQKEVLGMWIAENEGAKFWLSILNGLQNRGVKDIFIACVDGLKGFPEAIEAAYPNTQVQTCIVHMVRHSLNFVAWKERKQMAADLKEIYAAPTEEQARRNLEQFETKWDATHPMVSQSWRRNWERIIPFFNYPPDIRKAIYTTNAIESLNHSLRKVTKNRGAFPDDEAIFKLFYMALRNISKKWTMPIRDWKAALNQFCIFFEGRVPMQN
- a CDS encoding putative metalloprotease CJM1_0395 family protein, whose translation is MALSGIGSTPSFSYTSWQFPAKNNAEEAAPDKNAAQKQQEAEKQRVVTELRQRDAEVRQHEQAHMAAAGGLSIGGASYEMQVGPDGKSYAVGGEVSIDTAAVSGDPEATLRKAETIRSAALAPANPSSQDMKVAAQATQMQANAQRELAEQKAAERQERQGVAGYTQHGIAATPPMGSVNNFV